The following are encoded together in the Triticum dicoccoides isolate Atlit2015 ecotype Zavitan chromosome 6B, WEW_v2.0, whole genome shotgun sequence genome:
- the LOC119323238 gene encoding nuclear exosome regulator NRDE2-like isoform X1, translating to MEPSPERSPPTTTATAAGGGHEPSNSSSLFPLFPLSSPTEVSQCLPNPSFSFDASSFNIPPSASSSLPPLSPSSDEEEAAPKPAPAKYNLLPSSPSDDERGSRRDDRKRRKRRRDQERYEGAASSRKPGVRAWAGSETKLVKDYYVDAKGDQDNLAFGSIYRMDIARYKPQNTLETRGLNRRFYNYGHASLQMDLDSDLDGLDNKVKVGRRYFSAKHAVLERNKGFKHLKVLKSDMIAILPEDFIPVETSSLPVKSTTVQQELEESWEDEILRRTKEFNKMTRECPRDEKIWLAFAQFQDKVASSQPQKAARLQTTERKISILEKAVELNPDNEELLLCLLKSYGERDSSESLFGKWEKILMEHPDSCKLWKQYLLLCQGEFSRFKVSDTRKSYSYAVQALSAACTKLCRQDCENADLKAHPSLVQVELGLVDIFVNLCRFEWQTGHRELATGLFQAQIEFSLFSPPLSLSTSSKQRLFEHFWNSGGARIGEDGALGWSTWLAKDEESRQNMVMQENPQEPEGGGWSGWFNPSVANAETNYVSNQSIEELAADGIDPEDPDTEDTPAQDDVESLLKKLGIDVETEYSSEVKDAKTWNRWSTMELSRENEQWMPLRESSGTSLSPFVGAGPNHSNDASSGEVNDQLSRVILFEDVTEFLFSLSSEEARFSLICQFIDFYGGKISRWTSSNSSSWLDRIMSLEMISNDISEDLIAISDLANKTQNSSRCSLESLLGSMHDLSRRPGLVKFLKNAILLSLDIFPRNHILEEAVLVTTQMYTAQENTLSTPANASRALAKNLLKKDRQDLLLCGIYGRIEARHGNIDQARKIFDMALLSTEGATQDLVKKVPILCFWYAEMEISISTSRNNSDSAHRAIYILSCLGSNIKYSSFGGPISRPLVLRARQGFKEQIRSLRSAFASGCLKEESVALICCASLFESMTSGYSSGLEVIEEACPFSESHTLEFEKLWMYYIKLLQKNLNQLSLSRVWPSILKGVQTYPYNPKSYASMLTLSCLYSVPNNLRLTLDKCSQRDPSVVALLFALSFEWSKAGSYNRIHSLFERALADDKLQKSVLLWRCYLAYEAEIACNTSAARRVFFRAIHACPWSKRLWLDGFQKLSSVLTMKELSDLQEVMHGKELFIRTDIYEILLQDEDDI from the exons ATGGAGCCATCGCCGGAGCGTTCGCCGccgaccaccaccgccaccgccgccggaggAGGACACGAGCCCTccaactcctcctctctcttccccCTCTTCCCGCTCTCTTCCCCCACCGAGGTTTCCCAGTGTCTCCCGAACCCTAGCTTCTCCTTCGACGCCTCCTCCTTCAACATCCCACCCAGTGCTTCCTCGTCCCTGCCGCCGCTGAGCCCCTCTtcggacgaggaggaggcggccccGAAGCCCGCTCCCGCGAAGTACAACCTGCTGCCGTCCTCGCCGTCCGACGatgagagggggtcgaggcgggacGACAGGAAGAGGAGGAAGCGGAGGAGGGACCAGGAGCGGTATGAGGGGGCCGCCTCTTCGCGGAAGCCGGGGGTTCGTGCCTGGGCTGGGTCGGAGACCAAGCTGGTCAAGGATTACTACGTCGACGCCAAGGGCGACCAGGATAACTTGGCATTTGGATCAATCTACAG AATGGACATTGCACGTTACAAGCCTCAAAACACACTGGAGACACGTGGGCTTAATCGACGTTTCTATAATTATGGACATGCTTCATTGCAGATGGATCTAGATTCAGATTTGGATGGACTGGATAACAAAGTAAAAGTGGGAAGGCGTTACTTTTCAGCAAAACATGCCGTTTTAGAAAGAAACAAGGGTTTCAAGCACCTGAAAGTGTTGAAAAGTGATATGATTGCAATTCTCCCTGAAGATTTTATCCCTGTAGAGACATCATCCCTTCCTGTGAAAAGCACAACCGTGCAACAGGAGCTTGAGGAATCTTGGGAAGATGAAATACTTCGGAGGACAAAAGAATTCAATAAGATGACACGAGAATGTCCTCGTGATGAAAAAATCTGGTTGGCCTTCGCTCAGTTTCAG GACAAAGTTGCCAGTAGTCAGCCACAAAAAGCAGCACGTTTGCAAACAACTGAAAGAAAAATTAGTATATTGGAGAAGGCTGTGGAGCTCAATCCAGATAACGAGGAATTGTTGCTTTGCCTTCTGAAGTCATATGGCGAGAGGGATAGCTCTGAGAGTCTCTTTGGTAAATGGGAGAAAATACTTATGGAACACCCTGACAGTTGTAAGCTGTGGAAACAGTATCTACTTCTGTGCCAAGGGGAATTCTCCAGATTCAAAGTATCTGATACACGGAAGTCTTACTCATATGCAGTACAGGCTCTATCTGCAGCTTGCACAAAGCTATGTAGGCAG GATTGTGAAAATGCTGATCTCAAAGCACATCCTTCCTTAGTTCAGGTTGAACTTGGTTTAGTGGATATATTTGTGAATCTTTGCCGGTTTGAATGGCAAACAGGACATCGAGAATTAGCAACTGGGTTATTTCAAGCTCAAATTGAGTTTAGCCTATTCTCGCCTCCCCTTTCCTTGTCCACAAGCAGTAAGCAAAGACTCTTTGAGCACTTCTGGAATAGTGGTGGTGCCAGAATTGGAGAAGATGGGGCTCTTGGATGGTCTACATGGTTAGCAAAGGATGAGGAGAGTCGACAAAACATGGTTATGCAAGAAAATCCTCAAGAGCCGGAAGGGGGAGGCTGGAGTGGTTGGTTTAATCCCTCTGTAGCAAATGCTGAAACAAATTATGTGTCTAACCAATCAATAGAAGAATTAGCAGCTGATGGAATTGATCCAGAAGACCCTGAtactgaggacacacctgcacaagatgatgttgaatctTTACTAAAAAAGCTCGGCATTGATGTAGAGACTGAGTACAGTAGCGAAGTTAAGGATGCAAAAACATGGAATAGATGGTCCACAATGGAGCTGTCGAGGGAGAATGAACAATGGATGCCCCTTCGTGAAAGTTCTGGTACTTCGCTTTCCCCCTTTGTTG GAGCAGGACCAAATCATTCTAATGATGCCTCATCTGGAGAAGTCAATGATCAGCTTTCCAGAGTAATCTTGTTTGAGGATGTAACTGAGTTTCTGTTCTCTTTATCGTCAGAAGAGGCTCGTTTTTCCTTGATATGCCAATTTATTGATTTCTATGGTGGCAAAATTTCTAGATG GACATCCAGCAACAGTTCAAGTTGGCTTGATAGAATTATGAGCCTTGAGATGATTTCAAATGATATTTCGGAAGATCTTATCGCCATATCTGACCTTGCAAACAAGACACAAAATTCAAGTCGTTGTAGTTTGGAGTCTTTATTAGGAAGTATGCATGATCTTTCTCGAAGACCTGGCCTGGTGAAATTTCTGAAAAATGCAATATTGCTTTCCCTTGATATATTCCCTCGTAATCATATCTTGGAGGAAGCTGTCCTTGTTACCACCCAAATGTATACGGCACAAGAGAACACTTTGTCTACTCCAGCTAATGCATCGCGGGCTTTGGCCAAAAACCTGCTGAAGAAAGACAGACAG GATCTTCTGCTTTGTGGTATATATGGCCGAATTGAGGCTAGGCATGGGAACATTGACCAAGCAAGGAAGATATTTGACATGGCACTGTTATCTACAGAAGGAGCTACACAG GATCTCGTCAAGAAGGTTCCTATTCTTTGTTTTTGGTATGCTGAGATGGAAATATCAATATCTACTTCAAGAAACAATTCTGACTCGGCACATCGTGCAATATACATTCTTTCCTGCTTGGGTAGCAATATCAAGTATTCTTCTTTCGGCGGTCCTATATCACGCCCGCTGGTATTAAGGGCTCGTCAAGGATTTAAAGAGCAGATTAGAAGCCTGAGGTCTGCATTTGCAAGTGGTTGTTTGAAAGAAGAATCAGTTGCTCTGATTTGCTGTGCTTCCTTGTTTGAGAGTATGACTTCTGGTTATTCTTCTGGTCTTGAAGTGATAGAGGAGGCCTGTCCATTTTCAG AGAGCCATACCTTGGAATTTGAAAAGTTGTGGATGTATTACATCAAACTGCTTCAGAAGAATCTGAACCAGTTGAGTCTCTCAAGGGTTTGGCCGAGCATATTGAAAGGAGTACAAACATATCCGTACAATCCAAAATCATATGCATCCATGTTAACTCTGAGCTGTCTTTACAGTGTTCCCAACAATCTGCGTCTTACACTTGACAAATGCAGTCAAAG GGACCCTTCCGTAGTTGCCTTGCTGTTCGCTTTGTCCTTTGAATGGAGTAAAGCAGGATCTTACAATAGAATCCACAGTCTGTTTGAGAGAGCTCTAGCTGATGATAAGTTACAGAAGTCTGTTCTGTTGTGGCGCTGTTATCTAGCTTATGAGGCAGAGATAGCCTGTAATACTTCTGCGGCACGACGTGTGTTCTTCAGAGCTATACATGCTTGCCCATG GTCTAAACGATTATGGCTTGATGGATTCCAAAAATTGAGCTCAGTTCTGACTATGAAAGAGTTATCAGATCTCCAGGAAGTAATGCATGGCAAGGAATTGTTCATTCGCACTGATATCTATGAGATACTGTTACAAGATGAAGATGACATATGA
- the LOC119323238 gene encoding nuclear exosome regulator NRDE2-like isoform X2: MEPSPERSPPTTTATAAGGGHEPSNSSSLFPLFPLSSPTEVSQCLPNPSFSFDASSFNIPPSASSSLPPLSPSSDEEEAAPKPAPAKYNLLPSSPSDDERGSRRDDRKRRKRRRDQERYEGAASSRKPGVRAWAGSETKLVKDYYVDAKGDQDNLAFGSIYRMDIARYKPQNTLETRGLNRRFYNYGHASLQMDLDSDLDGLDNKVKVGRRYFSAKHAVLERNKGFKHLKVLKSDMIAILPEDFIPVETSSLPVKSTTVQQELEESWEDEILRRTKEFNKMTRECPRDEKIWLAFAQFQDKVASSQPQKAARLQTTERKISILEKAVELNPDNEELLLCLLKSYGERDSSESLFGKWEKILMEHPDSCKLWKQYLLLCQGEFSRFKVSDTRKSYSYAVQALSAACTKLCRQDCENADLKAHPSLVQVELGLVDIFVNLCRFEWQTGHRELATGLFQAQIEFSLFSPPLSLSTSSKQRLFEHFWNSGGARIGEDGALGWSTWLAKDEESRQNMVMQENPQEPEGGGWSGWFNPSVANAETNYVSNQSIEELAADGIDPEDPDTEDTPAQDDVESLLKKLGIDVETEYSSEVKDAKTWNRWSTMELSRENEQWMPLRESSGAGPNHSNDASSGEVNDQLSRVILFEDVTEFLFSLSSEEARFSLICQFIDFYGGKISRWTSSNSSSWLDRIMSLEMISNDISEDLIAISDLANKTQNSSRCSLESLLGSMHDLSRRPGLVKFLKNAILLSLDIFPRNHILEEAVLVTTQMYTAQENTLSTPANASRALAKNLLKKDRQDLLLCGIYGRIEARHGNIDQARKIFDMALLSTEGATQDLVKKVPILCFWYAEMEISISTSRNNSDSAHRAIYILSCLGSNIKYSSFGGPISRPLVLRARQGFKEQIRSLRSAFASGCLKEESVALICCASLFESMTSGYSSGLEVIEEACPFSESHTLEFEKLWMYYIKLLQKNLNQLSLSRVWPSILKGVQTYPYNPKSYASMLTLSCLYSVPNNLRLTLDKCSQRDPSVVALLFALSFEWSKAGSYNRIHSLFERALADDKLQKSVLLWRCYLAYEAEIACNTSAARRVFFRAIHACPWSKRLWLDGFQKLSSVLTMKELSDLQEVMHGKELFIRTDIYEILLQDEDDI; the protein is encoded by the exons ATGGAGCCATCGCCGGAGCGTTCGCCGccgaccaccaccgccaccgccgccggaggAGGACACGAGCCCTccaactcctcctctctcttccccCTCTTCCCGCTCTCTTCCCCCACCGAGGTTTCCCAGTGTCTCCCGAACCCTAGCTTCTCCTTCGACGCCTCCTCCTTCAACATCCCACCCAGTGCTTCCTCGTCCCTGCCGCCGCTGAGCCCCTCTtcggacgaggaggaggcggccccGAAGCCCGCTCCCGCGAAGTACAACCTGCTGCCGTCCTCGCCGTCCGACGatgagagggggtcgaggcgggacGACAGGAAGAGGAGGAAGCGGAGGAGGGACCAGGAGCGGTATGAGGGGGCCGCCTCTTCGCGGAAGCCGGGGGTTCGTGCCTGGGCTGGGTCGGAGACCAAGCTGGTCAAGGATTACTACGTCGACGCCAAGGGCGACCAGGATAACTTGGCATTTGGATCAATCTACAG AATGGACATTGCACGTTACAAGCCTCAAAACACACTGGAGACACGTGGGCTTAATCGACGTTTCTATAATTATGGACATGCTTCATTGCAGATGGATCTAGATTCAGATTTGGATGGACTGGATAACAAAGTAAAAGTGGGAAGGCGTTACTTTTCAGCAAAACATGCCGTTTTAGAAAGAAACAAGGGTTTCAAGCACCTGAAAGTGTTGAAAAGTGATATGATTGCAATTCTCCCTGAAGATTTTATCCCTGTAGAGACATCATCCCTTCCTGTGAAAAGCACAACCGTGCAACAGGAGCTTGAGGAATCTTGGGAAGATGAAATACTTCGGAGGACAAAAGAATTCAATAAGATGACACGAGAATGTCCTCGTGATGAAAAAATCTGGTTGGCCTTCGCTCAGTTTCAG GACAAAGTTGCCAGTAGTCAGCCACAAAAAGCAGCACGTTTGCAAACAACTGAAAGAAAAATTAGTATATTGGAGAAGGCTGTGGAGCTCAATCCAGATAACGAGGAATTGTTGCTTTGCCTTCTGAAGTCATATGGCGAGAGGGATAGCTCTGAGAGTCTCTTTGGTAAATGGGAGAAAATACTTATGGAACACCCTGACAGTTGTAAGCTGTGGAAACAGTATCTACTTCTGTGCCAAGGGGAATTCTCCAGATTCAAAGTATCTGATACACGGAAGTCTTACTCATATGCAGTACAGGCTCTATCTGCAGCTTGCACAAAGCTATGTAGGCAG GATTGTGAAAATGCTGATCTCAAAGCACATCCTTCCTTAGTTCAGGTTGAACTTGGTTTAGTGGATATATTTGTGAATCTTTGCCGGTTTGAATGGCAAACAGGACATCGAGAATTAGCAACTGGGTTATTTCAAGCTCAAATTGAGTTTAGCCTATTCTCGCCTCCCCTTTCCTTGTCCACAAGCAGTAAGCAAAGACTCTTTGAGCACTTCTGGAATAGTGGTGGTGCCAGAATTGGAGAAGATGGGGCTCTTGGATGGTCTACATGGTTAGCAAAGGATGAGGAGAGTCGACAAAACATGGTTATGCAAGAAAATCCTCAAGAGCCGGAAGGGGGAGGCTGGAGTGGTTGGTTTAATCCCTCTGTAGCAAATGCTGAAACAAATTATGTGTCTAACCAATCAATAGAAGAATTAGCAGCTGATGGAATTGATCCAGAAGACCCTGAtactgaggacacacctgcacaagatgatgttgaatctTTACTAAAAAAGCTCGGCATTGATGTAGAGACTGAGTACAGTAGCGAAGTTAAGGATGCAAAAACATGGAATAGATGGTCCACAATGGAGCTGTCGAGGGAGAATGAACAATGGATGCCCCTTCGTGAAAGTTCTG GAGCAGGACCAAATCATTCTAATGATGCCTCATCTGGAGAAGTCAATGATCAGCTTTCCAGAGTAATCTTGTTTGAGGATGTAACTGAGTTTCTGTTCTCTTTATCGTCAGAAGAGGCTCGTTTTTCCTTGATATGCCAATTTATTGATTTCTATGGTGGCAAAATTTCTAGATG GACATCCAGCAACAGTTCAAGTTGGCTTGATAGAATTATGAGCCTTGAGATGATTTCAAATGATATTTCGGAAGATCTTATCGCCATATCTGACCTTGCAAACAAGACACAAAATTCAAGTCGTTGTAGTTTGGAGTCTTTATTAGGAAGTATGCATGATCTTTCTCGAAGACCTGGCCTGGTGAAATTTCTGAAAAATGCAATATTGCTTTCCCTTGATATATTCCCTCGTAATCATATCTTGGAGGAAGCTGTCCTTGTTACCACCCAAATGTATACGGCACAAGAGAACACTTTGTCTACTCCAGCTAATGCATCGCGGGCTTTGGCCAAAAACCTGCTGAAGAAAGACAGACAG GATCTTCTGCTTTGTGGTATATATGGCCGAATTGAGGCTAGGCATGGGAACATTGACCAAGCAAGGAAGATATTTGACATGGCACTGTTATCTACAGAAGGAGCTACACAG GATCTCGTCAAGAAGGTTCCTATTCTTTGTTTTTGGTATGCTGAGATGGAAATATCAATATCTACTTCAAGAAACAATTCTGACTCGGCACATCGTGCAATATACATTCTTTCCTGCTTGGGTAGCAATATCAAGTATTCTTCTTTCGGCGGTCCTATATCACGCCCGCTGGTATTAAGGGCTCGTCAAGGATTTAAAGAGCAGATTAGAAGCCTGAGGTCTGCATTTGCAAGTGGTTGTTTGAAAGAAGAATCAGTTGCTCTGATTTGCTGTGCTTCCTTGTTTGAGAGTATGACTTCTGGTTATTCTTCTGGTCTTGAAGTGATAGAGGAGGCCTGTCCATTTTCAG AGAGCCATACCTTGGAATTTGAAAAGTTGTGGATGTATTACATCAAACTGCTTCAGAAGAATCTGAACCAGTTGAGTCTCTCAAGGGTTTGGCCGAGCATATTGAAAGGAGTACAAACATATCCGTACAATCCAAAATCATATGCATCCATGTTAACTCTGAGCTGTCTTTACAGTGTTCCCAACAATCTGCGTCTTACACTTGACAAATGCAGTCAAAG GGACCCTTCCGTAGTTGCCTTGCTGTTCGCTTTGTCCTTTGAATGGAGTAAAGCAGGATCTTACAATAGAATCCACAGTCTGTTTGAGAGAGCTCTAGCTGATGATAAGTTACAGAAGTCTGTTCTGTTGTGGCGCTGTTATCTAGCTTATGAGGCAGAGATAGCCTGTAATACTTCTGCGGCACGACGTGTGTTCTTCAGAGCTATACATGCTTGCCCATG GTCTAAACGATTATGGCTTGATGGATTCCAAAAATTGAGCTCAGTTCTGACTATGAAAGAGTTATCAGATCTCCAGGAAGTAATGCATGGCAAGGAATTGTTCATTCGCACTGATATCTATGAGATACTGTTACAAGATGAAGATGACATATGA
- the LOC119324534 gene encoding uncharacterized protein LOC119324534, translating into MALQSCHHHDDCRVAPPSLPDWGWEWEWDWEELVRCQLGDAARDGIHGALPALPSLGGGEEESPVSSSEASSGGGGYLEDAVAQWGDRSKRQRTAAAEGPPRCPAMASEDLQCLLQSFWDPSSGEGALLHDLNTMTPAPETSGFLSEEGAASGRGQRQGGEGGRSAAAGQGGGGGEAAAGPPPPFSATAAAPRPPLQKATTGSGSGNYCEPATSSSCSSLAGRRKEGVLYPFAVVKPLVLDGDTLKDVNRRILKRPARPVRHPVGQFACGPVVSSTNRPGLSGKAVVSLTKIRTGGKGTITIIRTRG; encoded by the exons ATGGCGCTCCAGAGCTGCCACCACCACGACGACTGCCGCGTAGCCCCTCCGTCTCTCCCGGACTGGGGCTGGGAGTGGGAGTGGGACTGGGAGGAGCTGGTGCGCTGCCAGCTCGGCGACGCCGCCCGGGACGGCATTCATGGCGCCCTCCCGGCCTTGCCCTCGT TAGGTGGCGGGGAGGAGGagtcgccggtgtcgtcgtcggAGGCGTCAAGCGGCGGaggcggatacttggaggacgCCGTCGCGCAGTGGGGCGACCGGAGCAAGCGGCAGAGGACGGCGGCGGCAGAGGGTCCGCCGCGGTGCCCGGCCATGGCGAGCGAGGACCTGCAGTGCCTTCTTCAG AGCTTCTGGGATCCCAGCAGCGGCGAGGGAGCCCTCCTCCATGATCTCAACACCATGACCCCGGCCCCGGAGACCAGCGGCTTTCTCTCAG AGGAGGGCGCCGCATCGGGCAGGGGGCAGCGGCAgggtggggaggggggccggagcgCGGCAGCGGGGCAGGGCGGGGGCGGGGGAGAAGCGGCGGCAGGGCCCCCTCCGCCCTTCTCCGCCACGGCTGCTGCTCCCCGGCCACCGCTGCAAAAGGCAACTACAGGGAGCGGCAGCGGCAATTACTGCGAGCCGGCGACCTCCTCGTCCTGCTCCTCGCTGGCAG ggaggaggaaggagggggtgctgTACCCGTTCGCCGTGGTGAAGCCGCTGGTGCTAGACGGCGACACGCTGAAAGATGTTAACCGGAGGATCCTGAAGCGGCCGGCGAGGCCGGTCCGGCACCCCGTCGGCCAGTTCGCGTGCGGCCCCGTCGTGTCGTCCACTAACCGGCCGGGTCTGTCCGGGAAGGCGGTCGTCAGCCTCACCAAGATCAGGACCGGAGGGAAGGGCACCATCACCATCATCAGGACTAGAGGCTAG